The Candidatus Dadabacteria bacterium genome includes the window GATACCAGGGAATCGGAGCACGGGAAGATGCCTATGCTAAACCGACCGATCTCTACGGAGCTCTTAACTGTTTAATTGAGGATGTAAATTTTGAAGTCTCGCATGAACTGCAAGGCAATCTTTTTTAGGAGGTTGAACAATGTCCATCGAAGCCATAGAGCAAGACTTTCGTGAGAAAATTTCGACAAAGATTCGTCTTGCAGCTGAGGGCGTGGAACGCTTCCGCGTGTTTACTCCTTTCTTGTTTGAGGACGGTGATCATTTAGCAATCGTTCTCAAAAGAGAGGGAACGCAATGGTTACTCTCCGATGAGGCCCATACATATATGCACCTTACCTACGATATTGATGAAAGAGACCTTCACAGTGGCACGCGCCAGAAGATCATTTCCAACACATTGTCTACGTTTAAGGTGGAGGATCGCCATGGAGAGTTGGTACTTGACGTGCCGGATGAGCGCTACGGTGATGCATTATATTCTTTTATCCAAGCACTCCTAAAGATTTCTGACGTATCATATTTGTCGCGTGGACGGGTTCAGTCCACTTTTGTAGAAGATTTTCGAACATTCTTGAGGGAAATCGTTCCAGAAGAACGTATGAGTTTCAACTGGAGCGATAAAGAGCATGATGACCGTGAGATTTACACGGTAGATTGCCGAATCAACAACATGC containing:
- a CDS encoding DUF1828 domain-containing protein produces the protein MSIEAIEQDFREKISTKIRLAAEGVERFRVFTPFLFEDGDHLAIVLKREGTQWLLSDEAHTYMHLTYDIDERDLHSGTRQKIISNTLSTFKVEDRHGELVLDVPDERYGDALYSFIQALLKISDVSYLSRGRVQSTFVEDFRTFLREIVPEERMSFNWSDKEHDDREIYTVDCRINNMPRPIFVHALSNDGKTRDATIALLQFEKWGIPFRSLAIFEDQESINRKVLARFSDVCEKQFSNLPANRERITRFLEENISSPSG